A single genomic interval of Chitinophaga sp. 180180018-3 harbors:
- a CDS encoding GNAT family N-acetyltransferase produces MIQTPRLQLLPCSLEHFELLLQGNDHLADLLGISIPDGWTEYPEMVLVAYDKLRNDPAMLGWFFYLVIHRADERLIGAGGFKGKPNGDGTVEIGYEITADYREKGFGTEMAGALIRFAFGHSYVHRVIAHTEEEYNASVKILQKAGMRFVGTIKNKEGEDLWEWEITRQQYESK; encoded by the coding sequence ATGATCCAAACACCTCGACTACAATTGTTGCCGTGCTCCCTTGAGCATTTCGAATTGTTGTTACAAGGCAACGACCATCTGGCCGACCTGCTTGGAATTTCAATCCCTGACGGCTGGACAGAATATCCCGAAATGGTCCTGGTTGCATATGATAAATTGCGCAACGACCCGGCGATGCTGGGCTGGTTCTTTTACCTGGTGATCCACCGTGCCGATGAACGGCTGATAGGAGCGGGCGGCTTCAAAGGAAAGCCCAATGGCGATGGCACCGTGGAAATAGGCTACGAAATCACTGCCGATTACAGGGAAAAAGGATTCGGTACAGAAATGGCCGGGGCCCTGATCCGTTTTGCATTCGGCCATTCTTATGTGCATCGAGTCATTGCCCACACGGAAGAAGAATACAACGCCTCGGTTAAAATATTACAAAAAGCAGGAATGCGATTTGTGGGAACAATAAAAAATAAAGAAGGAGAAGATCTCTGGGAATGGGAGATCACCCGGCAACAATATGAATCTAAATAA